One part of the Anaerohalosphaeraceae bacterium genome encodes these proteins:
- a CDS encoding SDR family NAD(P)-dependent oxidoreductase — MEKILAIAPLLRIVLKENGCYPLVRFAETCSACTVSVCADWDNPKETAERIRAAAERLKGTGVQAVCVEEVGCFQILPWPRPKQGRAAGKIALVTGAAQGFGLEIAQDFAAQGAVVVLLDINEDGVRRAAESLNRQYGPETALALKADVTSEESVAQSVAQTVRHYGGFDVFISNAGVLKADSVKRQPVKDFDFVTAVNYRGYYLCVKAAAPVLALQHQADASYRSDIIQINSKSGLRGSNRNFAYAGSKFGGIGLTQSFALELVEDGIKVNSVCPGNFFDGPLWSDPNNGLFVQYLRAGKVPGAKTVEDVRRAYEAMIPMGRGCTTPDVMKAIYYLMEQEYETGQALPVTGGQVMLH, encoded by the coding sequence ATGGAAAAGATTCTTGCGATTGCTCCGCTGCTTCGAATTGTTTTGAAGGAAAACGGCTGTTATCCGCTGGTTCGTTTTGCGGAGACCTGTTCGGCCTGCACGGTTTCCGTTTGTGCGGACTGGGACAATCCGAAAGAGACCGCCGAGCGGATTCGAGCGGCTGCTGAACGGCTGAAAGGGACAGGAGTTCAGGCCGTCTGTGTGGAAGAGGTCGGCTGTTTTCAGATTCTTCCCTGGCCCCGTCCGAAGCAGGGACGGGCGGCGGGAAAAATTGCTCTGGTGACGGGGGCGGCGCAGGGATTCGGGCTGGAGATAGCGCAGGATTTTGCCGCGCAGGGGGCCGTGGTGGTGCTGCTGGATATTAACGAAGACGGTGTCCGGCGGGCTGCTGAATCGCTCAATCGGCAGTACGGTCCTGAGACGGCACTGGCGCTGAAAGCGGACGTAACCAGTGAGGAATCTGTAGCCCAGTCCGTCGCGCAGACCGTTCGGCATTACGGGGGGTTCGATGTGTTTATCTCCAATGCCGGCGTGCTCAAGGCCGACAGCGTCAAGCGGCAGCCGGTGAAGGATTTTGATTTTGTCACGGCGGTCAATTACAGGGGCTATTACCTGTGCGTGAAGGCCGCGGCGCCGGTCCTGGCCCTGCAGCATCAGGCGGATGCATCCTATCGAAGCGACATCATTCAAATCAATTCCAAATCGGGCCTTCGCGGTTCCAACCGCAATTTCGCCTATGCCGGCAGCAAGTTCGGCGGCATCGGCCTGACGCAGTCGTTTGCCCTCGAGCTGGTGGAGGACGGCATCAAAGTCAATTCCGTCTGTCCGGGCAATTTCTTTGACGGGCCGCTCTGGTCGGACCCGAACAACGGGCTGTTTGTCCAGTATCTGCGGGCGGGCAAGGTGCCCGGTGCCAAAACCGTTGAGGATGTTCGGCGGGCGTATGAGGCGATGATTCCGATGGGACGGGGCTGCACGACCCCCGATGTGATGAAGGCGATTTATTATCTGATGGAACAGGAGTACGAAACCGGCCAGGCCCTGCCCGTCACCGGCGGCCAGGTCATGCTTCATTAA